Within Agarivorans litoreus, the genomic segment TTTTAGGTATGTTGGCAGCGGTGGCGCGTTTATCAAGAAACCGTATTGCTAATGGCGTTGCTGTGGTTTACACCACCGTTATTCGCGGTGTGCCCGACTTAGTGTTAATGCTGCTTATTTTCTTTGGCGCTCAAATCATGATGAATGTGTTTTCTGATTGGTTATACGACAACTTTGATATCGATTATTACATTAATATCAACGAGTTTGTCGCAGGTGTTACTACTATTGGTTTTATCTTTGGTGCCTATATGGCCGAAACGTTTCGCGGTGCTTTTTTAGCTGTAGATAATGGCCAAATTGAAGCCGGTAAAGCTTATGGTATGAGTAGCTTGCAGGTATTTCGTCGTATTACCGTACCGCAAATGATGCGTCACGCCATTCCGGGCATTGGGAACAATTGGTTGGTATTAGTGAAAACGACAGCACTGGTTTCGGTGATTGGTCTAGCCGATATGGTACGCCTAGCCAAAGAAGCTGCAGGTGCGGTACATGAACCATTTTTGTTCTTTATTCCAGTGGCCTTTGTATACCTTGCACTTACTAGTGTTTCTGAAATTTTCCTAAAACGATTAGAAATTCGTTTTAGTGCTGGAACGGTGAGGTAAGCGCTTAATTATGTATGAAACTATCGAGAACTTACTCGCCAATAATGACATTTTTACTTTAACCACTGTGTTAGGGTACTGGGACGGTTTAGTGATGACCGTTCAATTGGTATTTCTGTCGCTAATATTAGGTCTAATTCTGGCAATTCCCCTTGCCATTATGCGAGCCTCAGACAACTTTTTAATTAGCCGCAGTGTTTGGGTATTTACCTACGTATTTCGTGGTACTCCCTTACTGATTCAGCTTTATATCATCTACTATGGCGTGACCTATATTGAGGGTATTCAGGATTCAATGTTTTGGCCGATAGTGCGAGAAGCGTTTTATCCTTGTTTATTGGCCTTTGTATTGAACACAGCGGCATATACCACTGAGATTTTCCGAGGTGCCATTGTCGCAACGCCGCGTGGTGAGATAGAAGCTGCTAAGGCCTATGGGATGTCTAATGGTAAGGCGATGCGCCGGATTATTTTGCCAAGTGCGCTTCGCCGAGCATTACCCGCTTACAGTAACGAAGTGATTTTTATGCTGCATGCTAGTTCGATTGCGAGTGTGGTAACGATTATTGACCTAACTGGTGCTGCTCGTGATGTATATGCTAAATACTATGCACCCTTTGAAGCCTTTACCTTTGCCGCGCTTATCTACTTATCGGTGACCTTTTTGCTGGTATATGGCTTTAAGCATTGGGAAAAACGCTGGCATCGCCACTTACGGCCGCTAAGTTAAGTTTTACAAAGGGGCCTAGGCCCCTTTTTTTGGAGTTAAGAAGATAGCTATGCTCACTTTACTTAAAAATGCACAGGTTTACGCACCAGAAGCCCTAGGCTTAATGGATGTTTTGTTGGCTAATGGTAGCATTTTGCAGCTTGCACCGAATATTGAGCTTAAGGCCAGTCATGGCTTAGTAGACAGTATTGATTTATCAGGCAGCATCCTAGCCCCTGGTTTTGTGGATGCCTTAGTCCACTTTACCGGCGGCGGTGGTGAAGGGGGCTTTGCTTATCGCACTGCAGAGCTTAGTTTTGAAGATGCCGCACCCACTGGAGTTACTACTTTAGTAGGCGCATTAGGTACAGATAGTGTTACCCGCACTCCAGCGCAAGTATTAGGTAAAGCACGAGAGTTAAGCGCCATGGGTTTAAGTTGCTATTGCTACACCGGCTCCTATCATCTGCCGGTTAAAACCATCACCGGAAGCATCGAGCAAGACATTGTATTAATCCCTGAGATGATAGGTGTAGGTGAGCTAGCCATTGCTGATCATCGAGCTAGTCAGGCCTCAGTACAGGCTTTTACCGAAGTGGCTGCCGAGGCGCGCGTTGCGGGCTTGTTGGCGGGTAAAAAAGGTATTAGCTTTTTCCACGTTGGTGATGGAAAAGGAAAATTAAATCTACTGCGAGAGATTGTTAAGCAATCTGACTTATCAATCACTCAGCTCTATCCTACCCATTGTAATCGTAATCAGGCCCTGTTTAACGACGCTCTAGCGTTTTTGAGTGAGGGCGGAGCTATCGATTTCACCACTAGCACTATTCCGCAGTTTATCGAAGACGGTGAGGTAAGCTGCCCTCAAGCGCTTAAAACCATTGTTGATAAGGGCTTAGATTGGCAACGAGTGAGCTTTAGCTCAGATGCTAATGCGAGTTTACCGCTGTTTGATGATGCTGGTGAGTTAGTGGGTATGCAAGCGGGAAAACTAGAGAGTTTATACCTGGCTGCTAAAGAAGCAGTTCAGTCTTATCAAGTGCCTTTAGACATAGCGCTGTCGGTGATTAGTTGTAACCCTGCCAAGATTTTGGGCTTAAAAAATAAAGGTCAATTAGCAGCAGGCTTTGATGCCGATTTAGTCGTTCTTGACCAGCAGTCGTTAGCGATTAAGCAAGTATTTGCCAAAGGTTGCAGTATTTGGGCTAAGAAAATCTAGCTCAGAACTAGCTTAGTGAGGGCTGCTCGTTTTTAGACCTTGGCTAAGGCATAATAGCGGCACTTGGTTTTTACTAGAAGTAGCCCTATGAGCTTTAAAGGATTCACAACACAGCTGGTTCACTGCGACCGTTTAGCTGGCGTAGAGGATGGCGCTGTTCATGCGCCAATTCATAATTCGGTACCTTATGGATACGCTGCCACTCAAGACTTGGTGGATGTATTTCAAGGCAAGCAAGTTGGCCATGCTTATGCGCGCCAATCAACGCCTACTCTCGATTACTTACAACGCAAAATTGCCATGCTTGATGAGAGTGTTGCCAGTTTAGTATTTGGTACCGGTATGGCGGCCATTGGTACGGTGTTCTTAACCTTGCTAAAGGCTGGTGACCACATCGTAGCGAGTCGTTTTTTATTTGGTAACACCAGCAGCATATTTGGCACGCTAAAAGGTTATGGCATTGAGGTGACCTTAGTGGATGCCACAAGCAGTGACGCAGTAGAGCAGGCTTGCCAAGCCAACACCAAAATGGTGTTTGTTGAAACCATTGCTAATCCTGCC encodes:
- a CDS encoding ABC transporter permease is translated as MLDLHGYGPSIFMGAIVTIEVAFLSLAVALILGMLAAVARLSRNRIANGVAVVYTTVIRGVPDLVLMLLIFFGAQIMMNVFSDWLYDNFDIDYYININEFVAGVTTIGFIFGAYMAETFRGAFLAVDNGQIEAGKAYGMSSLQVFRRITVPQMMRHAIPGIGNNWLVLVKTTALVSVIGLADMVRLAKEAAGAVHEPFLFFIPVAFVYLALTSVSEIFLKRLEIRFSAGTVR
- a CDS encoding ABC transporter permease, which encodes MYETIENLLANNDIFTLTTVLGYWDGLVMTVQLVFLSLILGLILAIPLAIMRASDNFLISRSVWVFTYVFRGTPLLIQLYIIYYGVTYIEGIQDSMFWPIVREAFYPCLLAFVLNTAAYTTEIFRGAIVATPRGEIEAAKAYGMSNGKAMRRIILPSALRRALPAYSNEVIFMLHASSIASVVTIIDLTGAARDVYAKYYAPFEAFTFAALIYLSVTFLLVYGFKHWEKRWHRHLRPLS
- the iadA gene encoding beta-aspartyl-peptidase is translated as MLTLLKNAQVYAPEALGLMDVLLANGSILQLAPNIELKASHGLVDSIDLSGSILAPGFVDALVHFTGGGGEGGFAYRTAELSFEDAAPTGVTTLVGALGTDSVTRTPAQVLGKARELSAMGLSCYCYTGSYHLPVKTITGSIEQDIVLIPEMIGVGELAIADHRASQASVQAFTEVAAEARVAGLLAGKKGISFFHVGDGKGKLNLLREIVKQSDLSITQLYPTHCNRNQALFNDALAFLSEGGAIDFTTSTIPQFIEDGEVSCPQALKTIVDKGLDWQRVSFSSDANASLPLFDDAGELVGMQAGKLESLYLAAKEAVQSYQVPLDIALSVISCNPAKILGLKNKGQLAAGFDADLVVLDQQSLAIKQVFAKGCSIWAKKI